The Bordetella sp. FB-8 genome includes a window with the following:
- a CDS encoding LD-carboxypeptidase produces the protein MNQKKQNKNARAKHGEAGHLCDDACEHRDDPHHHDDGHGAHPRAHAPMTRGAYLISPSSAVHNPQALDLACERLAAEGFKAAIDRAAKAVHQRFAGTDKQRLAGLQRAIRQKHPIVMATRGGYGLSRLLPLIDWKAMADSGKRFVGLSDFTAFNLALLARTGTVSYTGPCAASDFGADKPDELTLALFGELMRGELEILSFETRDADPVDARGILWGGNLAMVASLLGTPYLPRVKKGILFLEDVGEHPYRVERMLAQLWQAGVLEQQKAIVLGHFSDYRLAAHDAGYDMPEVVKWLRKTLKVPVVTGLPYGHVRTKATLPIGQKVGLATEKGMAHLVLDEHEH, from the coding sequence ATGAACCAAAAAAAGCAGAACAAGAACGCGCGGGCCAAACATGGCGAGGCAGGACATCTGTGCGACGACGCGTGCGAACATCGCGACGACCCCCATCATCACGACGACGGGCACGGCGCCCATCCTCGCGCGCATGCCCCGATGACCCGCGGCGCCTATCTGATCTCTCCGTCGTCGGCGGTGCACAACCCCCAAGCGCTGGATCTGGCCTGCGAACGTCTCGCGGCCGAAGGCTTCAAGGCCGCCATCGACCGCGCCGCGAAAGCCGTGCACCAGCGCTTCGCGGGCACCGATAAGCAGCGTCTGGCCGGCCTGCAACGCGCCATCAGGCAAAAGCATCCCATCGTCATGGCCACGCGCGGCGGCTACGGCCTGTCGCGCCTGCTGCCCCTGATCGACTGGAAGGCCATGGCCGACAGCGGCAAGCGCTTCGTGGGCCTGAGCGACTTCACCGCCTTCAATCTGGCGCTGCTGGCGCGCACGGGCACGGTCAGCTATACCGGGCCTTGCGCCGCCTCCGACTTCGGCGCCGACAAGCCCGACGAACTTACCCTGGCCTTGTTCGGCGAGCTGATGCGCGGCGAGCTGGAAATCCTCAGCTTCGAGACCCGGGACGCAGACCCGGTGGACGCGCGCGGCATCCTGTGGGGCGGCAACCTGGCCATGGTGGCCTCGCTCCTGGGCACGCCCTATCTGCCCAGGGTCAAGAAGGGCATCCTCTTCCTGGAAGACGTGGGCGAACACCCTTACCGGGTCGAGCGCATGCTGGCCCAGCTATGGCAGGCCGGCGTGCTCGAGCAGCAGAAGGCCATCGTACTGGGCCATTTCAGCGACTATCGCCTGGCGGCGCACGATGCGGGCTACGACATGCCCGAGGTCGTCAAATGGCTGCGCAAGACGCTCAAGGTGCCGGTCGTCACGGGGCTGCCCTATGGCCACGTGCGCACCAAGGCTACGCTGCCGATCGGCCAGAAGGTGGGCCTCGCCACCGAGAAAGGCATGGCCCACCTGGTGCTCGACGAGCACGAGCATTGA
- a CDS encoding YciI family protein yields MRVRNGQTSLFDGPFAETKEQLAGFYLVDAKDLNEAIQIAAGIPPARYGSIEVRPVRELAVPRP; encoded by the coding sequence GTGCGCGTGCGCAACGGCCAGACTTCGCTCTTTGACGGCCCTTTTGCCGAAACCAAGGAGCAGCTCGCCGGCTTCTACCTGGTCGACGCCAAGGACCTGAACGAGGCCATCCAGATCGCGGCGGGAATACCGCCCGCGCGCTACGGCAGCATCGAGGTGCGGCCTGTGCGGGAGCTGGCGGTGCCGCGGCCCTAG